A window of Apium graveolens cultivar Ventura chromosome 8, ASM990537v1, whole genome shotgun sequence contains these coding sequences:
- the LOC141679406 gene encoding uncharacterized protein LOC141679406, whose amino-acid sequence MCKGFGSTLSVPALQWFINLPHRSIKIFTNLEDAFNIQFASSRVFEKTTNDLYKIVQRYRELLYDNLTRFNREKVTITNCDVPTTTEAFRRGLEMESPLYEELIKYPCRTMDDIEAKAMAHVRLEEDMREDYEKYYRPSRKITTPRSREYKPYSRPSRDEVMSTRRGNAVIGERMNV is encoded by the coding sequence ATGTGTAAGGGATTTGGTTCAACATTGTCAGTACCAGCCTTGCAATGGTTCATTAATCTTCCACACAGGAGCATCAAAATATTCACAAACCTAGAAGATGCATTTAATATACAATTTGCTAGCAGTAGAGTGTTTGAGAAGACCACCAACGATTTATACAAGATTGTGCAACGTTATAGAGAGCTACTATATGATAACTTGACACGATTCAATAGAGAGAAAGTGACCATTACCAACTGTGATGTACCCACAACTACTGAGGCATTCAGAAGGGGGTTAGAGATGGAATCTCCACTTTATGAAGAGTTGATAAAGTACCCATGTAGAACTATGGATGACATAGAAGCTAAAGCTATGGCACATGTGAGGTTAGAAGAAGACATGAGGGAGGATTATGAGAAATATTACAGGCCTTCGAGAAAGATTACGACACCAAGGTCTAGGGAATACAAACCCTACTCGAGGCCTTCCAGGGATGAAGTGATGTCAACACGACGTGGGAACGCAGTGATTGGAGAAAGGATGAACGTGTAG
- the LOC141679407 gene encoding uncharacterized protein LOC141679407 — protein sequence MGDIVKWQTKSNQPKANPDSKLWCDYHGNYRHKAYDCMALRKELQFLSKKGYLTEFMTSKKASYVRRDRLPNRDNVTPVRQPPPHHKVINFIVGGTEVYGSTYSQSKRVARETDICVTQVGVGNNTLLSLIFDESGKRSIREPQQEGLVISLPVGNCLIKRILVDNGSASNIMMLSTLKQMVLAESDMIKKSTTLVGFSGETKRILGEITLPTYAQRVNLLEKFCIVEVDSTYNIIMESPWIHNLKVIPSTYY from the coding sequence atgggAGATATAGTCAAATGGCAAACGAAGAGCAACCAGCCTAAGGCGAATCCAGACTCCAAATTATGGTGTGACTACCATGGAAATTACAGACATAAAGCTTATGACTGTATGGCCTTACGAAAGGAGCTACAGTTTTTGTCCAAGAAGGGATATTTAACTGAGTTCATGACATCCAAGAAGGCGTCTTATGTCAGAAGAGACAGGTTACCCAATAGAGACAATGTAACACCAGTTAGACAACCACCACCACATCATAAAGTAATTAACTTCATCGTAGGTGGTACTGAAGTGTATGGGTCTACATACTCACAATCTAAAAGGGTGGCTAGAGAGACAGACATATGTGTTACTCAAGTAGGAGTTGGTAATAATACTCTACTGTCTTTGATATTTGACGAATCGGGCAAGAGAAGTATTCGAGAACCACAACAAGAAGGACTTGTGATCTCACTCCCTGTGGGGAATTGCCTGATCAAAAGGATATTAGTTGACAACGGGAGTGCTTCCAATATCATGATGCTGAGCACGTTGAAACAAATGGTTTTGGCGGAAAGCGACATGATTAAGAAATCGACAACATTGGTGGGATTTAGTGGAGAGACTAAGCGTATATTGGGTGAGATCACACTGCCGACGTATGCACAAAGAGTCAATCTCTTGGAGAAATTCTGCATAGTAGAAGTGGATTCAACATACAATATAATCATGGAAAGTCCTTGGATTCATAATTTGAAAGTTATACCATCAACATATTATTAA